A genomic region of Lysinibacillus sp. 2017 contains the following coding sequences:
- a CDS encoding aldehyde dehydrogenase family protein, giving the protein MIYANPNTTGAVVNFKERYENFINGEWVAPVKGQYLDVKSPITGKVFTRVARSSEEDIELALDAAHAAKDAWAHTSVAYRANILNKIADRIEENLETIAVAETWDNGKAVRETLNADIPLVVDHFRYFAGAIRAQQGGISQIDDDTVAYHFHEPIGVVGQIIPWNFPLLMASWKIAPALAAGNVIVMKPAEQTPASILVLAELIQDLLPKGVFNIVNGLGVEVGKPLATNPRINKVAFTGSTGVGRLIMQYATENIIPVTLELGGKSPNVFFPDVMDHDDEYLDKAIEGLVMFALNSGEICTCPSRALVHESIYDKFMERVLERVKAIKIGNPLDTEVMMGAQASNEQLQKILSYIEIGKEEGAELLIGGTQNKLEGDQGEGYYVAPTVFKGNNKMRIFQEEIFGPVLSVTTFSTFEEAMEIANDTEFGLGAGVWSRNMDTAYRAVRGIQAGRVWTNTYHQYPAHAAFGGYKKSGIGRENHLMMLDHYQQTKCMLVSYNKNAQGFF; this is encoded by the coding sequence ATGATTTATGCAAATCCTAATACTACAGGCGCTGTTGTAAATTTCAAAGAGCGCTACGAAAACTTCATTAATGGTGAATGGGTAGCCCCAGTTAAAGGCCAATATCTAGACGTAAAATCTCCTATTACAGGTAAAGTATTCACACGTGTGGCTCGTTCTTCTGAAGAAGATATTGAGTTAGCATTAGATGCAGCACATGCAGCTAAAGACGCTTGGGCTCATACTTCTGTTGCTTACCGTGCTAATATTTTAAATAAAATTGCTGACCGCATCGAAGAAAACTTAGAAACAATTGCTGTTGCTGAAACTTGGGACAACGGTAAAGCAGTTCGCGAAACATTAAATGCTGATATTCCATTAGTAGTGGATCACTTCCGTTACTTCGCTGGTGCCATTCGTGCACAACAAGGTGGTATTTCTCAAATTGATGACGATACAGTTGCTTACCACTTCCATGAACCAATTGGTGTTGTAGGTCAAATTATTCCTTGGAACTTCCCATTACTTATGGCTTCTTGGAAAATTGCTCCTGCATTAGCTGCTGGTAACGTCATCGTTATGAAACCAGCTGAGCAAACTCCAGCTTCTATTTTAGTATTAGCGGAACTTATTCAAGACTTATTACCAAAAGGTGTATTCAACATTGTTAACGGTTTAGGTGTAGAAGTTGGTAAACCACTTGCTACGAACCCACGTATCAACAAAGTTGCTTTCACTGGTTCTACTGGCGTTGGTCGTTTAATCATGCAATATGCTACTGAAAACATCATCCCTGTAACATTAGAACTTGGCGGTAAATCACCAAACGTATTCTTCCCAGACGTAATGGATCATGACGATGAATACTTAGACAAAGCAATTGAAGGTTTAGTAATGTTCGCATTAAACTCAGGCGAAATTTGTACTTGTCCTTCTCGTGCATTAGTCCACGAATCAATCTATGACAAATTCATGGAACGTGTATTAGAACGCGTAAAAGCAATTAAAATCGGTAACCCTCTTGATACTGAAGTAATGATGGGTGCACAAGCTTCAAATGAACAATTACAAAAAATCCTTTCTTATATCGAAATCGGTAAAGAAGAAGGCGCTGAATTATTAATCGGTGGTACACAAAACAAACTTGAAGGCGACCAAGGTGAAGGTTACTACGTAGCTCCGACTGTCTTCAAAGGTAACAACAAAATGCGTATCTTCCAAGAAGAGATCTTTGGTCCAGTATTATCTGTTACTACATTCTCTACTTTCGAAGAAGCAATGGAAATTGCTAACGACACTGAGTTCGGTTTAGGTGCTGGTGTATGGTCTCGTAACATGGATACAGCTTACCGCGCAGTTCGTGGTATCCAAGCTGGTCGTGTTTGGACTAACACTTACCACCAATACCCTGCACACGCTGCTTTCGGCGGATACAAAAAATCAGGTATTGGTCGCGAAAACCACTTAATGATGTTAGATCATTACCAACAAACTAAATGTATGTTAGTAAGCTACAACAAAAACGCTCAAGGTTTCTTCTAA
- a CDS encoding DUF779 domain-containing protein, whose protein sequence is MEKLIATEKAVEVIELLKKKHGNLVFQQSSGCCDGTVPMCFEADGHYISSQNVLVGEISGVPYYIDKNQNDYLKHMQIIVDAIEGQGASFSLESGEGFAFMMRSKVMK, encoded by the coding sequence ATGGAAAAATTAATTGCTACTGAAAAAGCAGTTGAGGTCATTGAACTATTGAAAAAAAAACATGGGAATCTAGTATTTCAACAATCATCCGGTTGCTGTGATGGAACGGTGCCGATGTGCTTTGAAGCGGATGGTCATTATATAAGCAGTCAAAATGTGTTGGTTGGCGAAATTTCTGGTGTACCGTACTACATTGATAAAAATCAAAATGACTATTTAAAGCATATGCAAATCATTGTCGATGCCATTGAAGGTCAAGGCGCTTCTTTTTCATTAGAAAGTGGAGAAGGTTTTGCTTTTATGATGCGTTCGAAGGTAATGAAATGA
- a CDS encoding TRAP transporter small permease, with the protein MTKLSNIVTKVEEVIMGVLMAILTIIMVTAVFFRYVLSDPLPWATEVSIYLFIWFSFIGGSWGLKYGTQAAVTFLLDALSENKQRILKIVQDVIMLAFLIIILVYSVKWLILPSTMLQKSTSLGMPMWIPYSAVPTGILFAMIHIVARLIRLFKNEEKPQEKEIGDELV; encoded by the coding sequence ATGACGAAGCTCAGCAATATTGTTACTAAAGTAGAGGAAGTTATTATGGGCGTTTTAATGGCGATTTTAACGATCATCATGGTAACAGCAGTATTTTTTCGCTACGTATTATCTGATCCACTCCCTTGGGCAACAGAAGTTTCGATTTACTTATTCATTTGGTTTTCATTTATAGGTGGTAGCTGGGGCTTGAAGTATGGTACACAAGCCGCAGTTACTTTTTTACTTGATGCTTTATCAGAGAATAAGCAAAGAATTTTAAAAATTGTCCAAGATGTGATTATGTTAGCTTTTTTAATCATTATTTTAGTATATTCCGTGAAGTGGCTTATACTACCTTCAACGATGCTCCAAAAATCTACGTCGCTTGGTATGCCAATGTGGATTCCCTATAGCGCTGTGCCGACGGGAATTTTATTTGCGATGATTCATATTGTTGCTCGTCTAATTCGTCTATTTAAAAATGAAGAAAAACCACAAGAAAAAGAGATTGGAGATGAGTTAGTATGA
- a CDS encoding MFS transporter, which produces MAQLLTAFIGRSLNPFAAYIGESFALTNFQIGFLPTALFVGQFIATLPMGFMADYTATHRLLLLLMSIVGSGFLLLATIDGGYFLALLFIMLAGLGYGGMHPVTNKMLVQLYPIQKIALPMGVKQMSITLGSAMASIVLIAIAERIGWKPTIAMASLLLLGMGVIIYLLLKPHEETFRSHSATEVSLISQLKKLMSSTPLFFATLIALMLMGLQVTFNTYLLLYLIEVKVWAIYLAGWALACSEIFGALGRVLWGSVSDKFLNSNRWLALLIIALWLPLALYGLHIVQDQLLVFLVIATIGFSLSGFNGVWMNLAVESVPKTLSGSASGYSVTFASVGVFIIPPFFGFILDKTSYVHAGAFLACVSSLCALIIGAMLFSKKKNSVID; this is translated from the coding sequence ATGGCTCAACTACTAACCGCGTTTATTGGTCGGAGCCTAAATCCTTTTGCAGCCTACATTGGAGAAAGCTTTGCGCTGACAAATTTTCAAATTGGCTTTTTACCAACAGCGTTGTTCGTTGGACAATTTATAGCGACATTACCGATGGGATTTATGGCTGATTATACGGCAACCCATCGACTTTTGCTGCTATTGATGTCAATTGTAGGTAGTGGATTTTTGTTACTAGCGACAATTGATGGGGGCTATTTTTTAGCGCTTCTTTTTATTATGTTAGCGGGGCTTGGTTATGGCGGGATGCATCCTGTAACGAATAAAATGCTTGTACAGCTTTATCCCATTCAAAAAATAGCACTACCAATGGGCGTGAAGCAAATGTCGATTACGCTTGGCTCAGCTATGGCAAGTATTGTGTTGATTGCTATTGCAGAGCGCATCGGTTGGAAACCAACGATTGCAATGGCATCACTTTTATTATTGGGAATGGGCGTAATTATATATTTACTTTTGAAGCCGCATGAGGAAACATTTCGTTCACATAGTGCAACGGAAGTCTCCTTAATTTCGCAACTAAAAAAACTAATGAGTTCAACACCGCTTTTCTTTGCTACATTAATTGCGCTCATGTTAATGGGGTTGCAAGTTACGTTTAATACGTATCTTCTATTATATTTAATAGAGGTGAAGGTATGGGCTATTTATTTAGCTGGTTGGGCGCTTGCATGCTCTGAAATTTTTGGTGCACTCGGTCGCGTTTTATGGGGTTCAGTTAGTGATAAATTTTTAAATAGCAATCGCTGGTTAGCGCTGTTGATAATTGCGCTTTGGCTACCGCTCGCTTTATATGGTTTACATATAGTGCAAGATCAATTGCTGGTGTTTCTCGTCATCGCAACAATTGGCTTTTCACTTTCGGGATTTAATGGTGTGTGGATGAACTTAGCTGTTGAAAGTGTCCCGAAAACATTAAGTGGCTCAGCAAGTGGCTATAGCGTGACATTTGCGTCGGTAGGGGTCTTTATTATCCCGCCGTTTTTTGGTTTTATTTTAGATAAAACAAGTTATGTACATGCAGGGGCCTTTTTAGCGTGTGTAAGCAGCTTATGTGCACTCATTATTGGAGCAATGCTTTTTAGTAAAAAGAAGAATAGTGTCATAGATTAG
- a CDS encoding TRAP transporter large permease produces the protein MTFITIAIFVILLILGIPISLVLGITTVVYFLINGQALLLNSTPMRMFSGLENFGLLAIPLFMLMGEIMNEGGITTRLVNFAKLILGHFRGGLAYVTVVANMFLASILGSANAQAAMMSKVMVPQMEKEGYKREFAGAITLASSIIAPIIPPSMIFIIYGTLSSTSIGAMFMAGIIPGILYGFAFMGMIAFMGYKNNFPKSKRHSLKEILQGTVKTIPALLIPLIVVVGILRGIFTATESAAIACFLAIIIGLFVYRELDIKKFPKMLVNTVTNTATVTYLIIMANIFGWMIAFEQIPQLMADLILSFTESPWVFLLLVNILLLVVGMLIDGIAALVILVPVLMPLVHALQIDPVHFGVIICINLTLGLLTPPVGTGLFIVSSMADIKFERLVKAVFPFIIISVVVLFIITYIPSLVLAVPRMLGF, from the coding sequence ATGACATTTATTACGATAGCTATATTTGTCATTTTATTAATTTTAGGTATTCCGATTTCTTTAGTATTGGGGATTACGACAGTAGTTTACTTTTTGATTAATGGGCAAGCTTTACTGCTTAATTCGACGCCGATGCGCATGTTTTCAGGGCTCGAAAACTTTGGCTTATTAGCAATTCCGCTGTTCATGTTAATGGGTGAAATTATGAATGAAGGCGGTATTACAACACGTCTCGTTAATTTTGCAAAGTTAATTTTGGGGCATTTTCGTGGTGGGTTGGCGTATGTGACAGTAGTAGCGAATATGTTTTTAGCGTCTATTTTAGGCTCTGCCAATGCACAAGCCGCGATGATGAGTAAAGTTATGGTGCCACAAATGGAAAAAGAGGGCTATAAACGTGAATTTGCAGGGGCAATTACGCTGGCTTCATCAATTATTGCACCAATTATTCCACCGAGTATGATTTTCATTATTTATGGAACGCTGTCGAGCACATCGATTGGTGCAATGTTCATGGCGGGAATTATCCCAGGAATTTTGTATGGATTTGCGTTTATGGGGATGATTGCGTTTATGGGATATAAAAATAATTTTCCAAAAAGTAAACGCCATTCTTTAAAGGAGATTTTGCAAGGAACAGTAAAGACAATACCAGCGTTATTAATTCCTTTAATAGTAGTAGTGGGGATTTTACGCGGTATTTTTACAGCAACAGAATCGGCAGCTATTGCGTGCTTTTTAGCAATTATTATCGGATTATTTGTTTACCGAGAGCTAGATATTAAAAAGTTCCCTAAAATGCTTGTTAACACCGTAACAAACACAGCGACGGTGACGTATTTAATTATTATGGCGAACATTTTTGGCTGGATGATTGCATTTGAGCAAATTCCACAATTAATGGCCGACTTAATTCTAAGTTTCACAGAAAGTCCTTGGGTGTTCTTACTATTAGTTAACATTTTATTATTAGTTGTCGGCATGTTAATCGATGGTATTGCAGCGCTTGTTATTTTAGTACCAGTATTAATGCCACTTGTTCACGCGCTTCAAATCGATCCAGTACACTTTGGAGTAATTATTTGTATTAACTTAACGTTAGGTTTATTAACACCGCCAGTAGGGACAGGGCTATTCATCGTATCATCGATGGCAGATATTAAGTTTGAACGACTAGTAAAGGCGGTTTTCCCGTTCATTATCATATCGGTTGTCGTATTATTTATTATTACGTATATTCCGAGTCTAGTATTGGCCGTTCCAAGGATGCTAGGGTTCTAA
- a CDS encoding TRAP transporter substrate-binding protein gives MKKFLSFAVMLMLLLVLAACNNDKETSGGTAGDGSTGSGDYPEVTFKLAHITPTDHMWHQASEKFKEELESITGGKMSVEIYPASQLGSEADMVQQVEAGSVDMAMITAAYLTSRTPEMAAWFAPYLFETLEEANTAAQSDLGQQVLKKVEGTGLKGLTYLFAGQRTMVTKDVKINSTADLNGLKLRVTPSPALQSFYRNAGAAPESLSLTEVYSALQTGVIDGMDMDLDATITNKYAEIAKYVAVTNHMVWPSTILTNEKKFNDLSKDAQDAITQAWKVASDYAVTTRSGQEEEFRKELESQGMEVYDLDESLFAKQIEAFDSEYGSQSDLIKQFIEANR, from the coding sequence ATGAAAAAGTTTTTAAGTTTTGCAGTAATGCTTATGTTACTTCTAGTTTTAGCGGCATGTAATAACGATAAAGAAACTTCAGGTGGTACAGCAGGCGACGGCTCAACAGGATCAGGCGATTATCCGGAAGTAACGTTTAAATTAGCGCATATTACACCAACAGATCACATGTGGCATCAAGCCTCTGAAAAATTCAAAGAAGAACTTGAGTCGATTACAGGTGGTAAAATGTCTGTTGAAATTTACCCAGCGAGTCAATTAGGTTCTGAGGCGGATATGGTACAGCAAGTTGAAGCTGGTTCAGTTGATATGGCGATGATTACAGCGGCATATTTAACATCTCGTACACCAGAAATGGCTGCATGGTTTGCACCATATTTATTCGAGACGTTAGAAGAAGCAAATACCGCAGCACAATCAGATTTAGGACAGCAAGTATTAAAGAAAGTAGAAGGTACAGGTCTTAAAGGTTTAACATACCTATTCGCAGGTCAACGTACGATGGTAACAAAGGACGTAAAAATTAATTCTACAGCGGATTTAAACGGCTTGAAATTACGTGTAACACCAAGTCCAGCACTACAGTCATTCTATCGTAATGCAGGTGCGGCGCCAGAGTCGTTATCATTAACAGAAGTATATTCAGCATTACAAACAGGCGTTATTGATGGGATGGACATGGATTTAGACGCAACAATTACAAATAAATATGCTGAAATCGCAAAATATGTTGCAGTAACAAACCATATGGTATGGCCATCTACAATTTTAACAAATGAGAAAAAATTCAATGATCTTTCAAAAGATGCACAAGATGCGATAACACAAGCTTGGAAAGTAGCGAGTGATTACGCAGTAACAACGCGTTCTGGTCAAGAAGAAGAGTTCCGCAAAGAGCTTGAAAGTCAAGGTATGGAAGTATATGACTTAGATGAAAGCTTGTTTGCGAAACAAATTGAAGCATTCGATAGTGAGTATGGTAGTCAGTCGGATTTAATTAAGCAATTTATTGAAGCGAACCGTTAA